A stretch of Henckelia pumila isolate YLH828 chromosome 4, ASM3356847v2, whole genome shotgun sequence DNA encodes these proteins:
- the LOC140866528 gene encoding uncharacterized protein isoform X5, protein MKNQEHVAQIIDGSRTKAQTIVDAVMQEISSLKNTDDNVKKIENALGYANHHIPPDRLPYTSGTDSFRTNHQMCSSFAYDSELHRTACPSIRHCRDTRFCYHELTPPQFT, encoded by the exons ATGAAGAATCAGGAACACGTGGCTCAAATCATAGATGGCTCGAGAACAAAAGCCCAAACGATTGTAGATGCTGTTATGCAG GAAATATCATCACTCAAAAATACAGATGACAATGTCAAGAAAATCGAGAACGCTCTAGGTTATGCAAACCACCACATCCCACCAGATCGACTCCCGTATACCAGTG GCACAGATTCCTTCAGAACTAATCACCAAATGTGTAGCAGCTTTGCTTATGATTCAG AATTGCACAGAACGGCGTGTCCCTCCATCAGACATTGCAGAGATACTAGATTCTGCTATCATGAGCTTACGCCCCCGCAGTTCACATAA
- the LOC140866528 gene encoding uncharacterized protein isoform X4, with protein MKLAIILAEMQKDCSPLVSRMPNERAEDVMSPKEPDQPKEPKAEMNDLKLSAISMDGEDLERQTKAVIGERKELSGNKESHLFGAIRSKLATQVNGVKICLSSVQSQRRVGDGPSDALQTLANLSSMMPTENGDGSFCS; from the exons ATGAAATTAGCTATAATTTTAGCAGAAATGCAGAAAGATTGTTCTCCCCTGGTTTCTCGTATGCCAAATGAAAGAGCCGAGGATGTTATGTCTCCAAAAGAGCCTGATCAACCAAAG GAGCCAAAAGCAGAAATGAACGATTTGAAGCTTTCTGCCATTAGCATGGATGGGGAAGATTTAGAGAGACAAACAAAAGCTGTCATTGGCGAGAG GAAAGAACTCAGTGGAAACAAGGAAAGTCATTTGTTTGGTGCAATCAGAAGCAAGCTTGCCACACAGGTCAATGGTGTCAAGATTTGTTTGTCCTCTGTGCAGAGTCAGAGAAGAG TAGGTGATGGTCCCTCTGATGCACTGCAAACTTTGGCTAATTTGTCCTCGATGATGCCAACAGAAAATGGAGATG GAAGCTTTTGTTCTTGA
- the LOC140866528 gene encoding uncharacterized protein isoform X3, whose product MKLAIILAEMQKDCSPLVSRMPNERAEDVMSPKEPDQPKLQEPKAEMNDLKLSAISMDGEDLERQTKAVIGERKELSGNKESHLFGAIRSKLATQVNGVKICLSSVQSQRRGDGPSDALQTLANLSSMMPTENGDGSFCS is encoded by the exons ATGAAATTAGCTATAATTTTAGCAGAAATGCAGAAAGATTGTTCTCCCCTGGTTTCTCGTATGCCAAATGAAAGAGCCGAGGATGTTATGTCTCCAAAAGAGCCTGATCAACCAAAG TTGCAGGAGCCAAAAGCAGAAATGAACGATTTGAAGCTTTCTGCCATTAGCATGGATGGGGAAGATTTAGAGAGACAAACAAAAGCTGTCATTGGCGAGAG GAAAGAACTCAGTGGAAACAAGGAAAGTCATTTGTTTGGTGCAATCAGAAGCAAGCTTGCCACACAGGTCAATGGTGTCAAGATTTGTTTGTCCTCTGTGCAGAGTCAGAGAAGAG GTGATGGTCCCTCTGATGCACTGCAAACTTTGGCTAATTTGTCCTCGATGATGCCAACAGAAAATGGAGATG GAAGCTTTTGTTCTTGA
- the LOC140859856 gene encoding sucrose nonfermenting 4-like protein isoform X1: MYPINMDFAPESGMVLIPTRFVWPYGGRIVYISGSFTGWTQWPMTPVEGCPTVFQTICSLPPGYHQYKFVVDGEWRHDEQRPFVSSNIGTVNTVLLARESDYLPAVLSPQIPPSGPSSSMDVDNETFHRVVRLSDGTSPEPFQSISDADLEISRHRIAVFMSTHLAYELLPESGKVIALDVELPVKQAFHILHEQGISMAPLWDFSKGKFVGVLSALDFILIMRELGSHGSNLTEEELETHTISAWKDAKSYLNGQINGQGGPVSRRLIQAGPDDSLKEVALKILQNGVATIPIVHSPLENASHPQLLHLASLSGILKCICRFFKHSPSSLPVLQMPISAIPVGTWVPKIGEPNGRPLAILRPSASLSAALNLLIQAQVSSIPIVDDNDSLLDVYSRSDITTLAKDKIYTHINLEETTIHQALQYRDDPFSTYGYTSQRCHMCLRSDPLHKVMERLSMPGVRRLVIVEAGSKRVEGIISLGDIFRFLVGGS, encoded by the exons ATGTATCCTATTAATATGGATTTTGCGCCTGAAAGTGGAATGGTGTTGATACCCACGCGTTTCGTGTGGCCTTATGGCGGGAGAATTGTGTATATCAGCGGCTCGTTTACTGG GTGGACGCAATGGCCTATGACCCCAGTAGAAGGTTGCCCAACCGTGTTTCAGACAATATGTAGCTTACCACCCGGTTATCACCAG TACAAATTCGTGGTTGATGGGGAATGGAGACATGATGAGCAACGGCCTTTTGTCAGTAGTAACATTGGAACCGTGAATACAGTCCTCTTAGCTAGGGAAtctgattaccttcctgcagTGCTAAGCCCGCAAATACCTCCCTCTGGTCCCAGTTCCAGTATGGATGTAGATAATGAGACCTTTCATCGTGTG GTTCGACTGTCAGATGGTACTTCACCTGAACCCTTTCAAAGCATATCAGATGCAGATTTAGAGATTTCTCGGCATCGTATAGCTGTGTTCATGTCGACACACCTGGCTTATGAGTTACTTCCTGAATCTGGAAAG GTTATTGCATTGGATGTTGAACTGCCTGTAAAGCAAGCCTTTCATATTCTGCACGAGCAG GGAATCTCCATGGCGCCCTTATGGGACTTCTCAAAGGGAAAATTTGTTGGAGTTCTCAGTGCCTTGGATTTTATTCTCATTATGAGAGAG CTTGGTAGCCACGGTTCCAATCTGACTGAAGAAGAGCTCGAGACACACACTATTTCCGCTTGGAAAGATGCAAAGTCATATCTGAATGGTCAAATTAATGGGCAAGGGGGTCCAGTTTCACGACGACTCATACAA GCAGGACCAGATGACAGTTTGAAGGAAgttgctttgaagattttgcagaatggtgtTGCAACAATTCCCATTGTTCATTCTCCTTTGGAGAATGCATCACACCCACAACTTTTACATCTTGCTTCTCTTTCTGGAATACTAAAAT GTATTTGTCGTTTTTTTAAACATTCCCCTAGTTCATTACCAGTTCTCCAAATGCCAATTAGTGCCATCCCTGTGGGCACCTGGGTTCCCAAGATTGGAGAGCCAAATGGCCGGCCATTGGCTATCTTGAGACCAAGTGCTTCACTCAGTGCGGCACTGAATTTATTGATTCAAG CCCAAGTTAGTTCGATACCAATTGTGGATGATAATGACTCGTTACTGGATGTATATTCTAGAAG TGATATAACTACCTTGGCGAAGGACAAAATTTACACGCATATTAATCTTGAAGAAACAACTATTCATCAg GCATTGCAGTACAGAGATGATCCATTTTCAACGTACGGGTACACCAGTCAAAGGTGTCACATGTGTTTGCGGTCTGATCCACTCCACAAGGTGATGGAGAGATTATCCATGCCAG GCGTTAGACGTCTTGTTATTGTGGAAGCTGGAAGTAAACGTGTAGAAGGTATCATTTCCCTTGGTGATATTTTTCGGTTTCTTGTGGGTGGCAGTTGA
- the LOC140866528 gene encoding protein ALWAYS EARLY 3-like isoform X1, translating into MLGHRWTMEEPSHFNDSDWKCVEDWRKDGDQETSNGVRSSKKTKERAVGKLQPNITFIPSEEQFVLHSQTVASGYDCLSLLRQKCSGGTQPRAVGKRTPRFPISYTHVNISRTNIISPSRPGLKINADADDEVVHEISYNFSRNAERLFSPGFSYAK; encoded by the exons ATGCTTGGGCATCGATGGACCATGGAAGAGCCATCTCATTTTAATGATTCTGATTGGAAATGCGTTGAAGATTGGAGAAAG GATGGGGACCAAGAAACCAGCAATGGAGTTAGATCATCTAAAAAAACCAAGGAGCGTGCTGTTGGAAAGCTCCAGCCTAATATTACCTTTATACCATCCGAGGAGCAATTTGTTTTGCATTCTCAAACTGTTGCGTCAGGCTACGATTGCCTATCACTGCTAAGGCAGAAGTGCTCCGGAG GAACGCAACCTCGTGCTGTTGGAAAAAGGACACCGAGATTCCCAATTTCATATACGCATGTAAATATCAGCAGGACAAACATTATTTCTCCGTCAAGACCAGGCCTGAAAATAAATGCTGACGCTGATGATGAGGTAGTGCATGAAATTAGCTATAATTTTAGCAGAAATGCAGAAAGATTGTTCTCCCCTGGTTTCTCGTATGCCAAATGA
- the LOC140859856 gene encoding sucrose nonfermenting 4-like protein isoform X2 encodes MYPINMDFAPESGMVLIPTRFVWPYGGRIVYISGSFTGWTQWPMTPVEGCPTVFQTICSLPPGYHQYKFVVDGEWRHDEQRPFVSSNIGTVNTVLLARESDYLPAVLSPQIPPSGPSSSMDVDNETFHRVVRLSDGTSPEPFQSISDADLEISRHRIAVFMSTHLAYELLPESGKVIALDVELPVKQAFHILHEQGISMAPLWDFSKGKFVGVLSALDFILIMRELGSHGSNLTEEELETHTISAWKDAKSYLNGQINGQGGPVSRRLIQAGPDDSLKEVALKILQNGVATIPIVHSPLENASHPQLLHLASLSGILKCICRFFKHSPSSLPVLQMPISAIPVGTWVPKIGEPNGRPLAILRPSASLSAALNLLIQAQVSSIPIVDDNDSLLDVYSRSDITTLAKDKIYTHINLEETTIHQVIFGNIITFRLSNYRHCSTEMIHFQRTGTPVKGVTCVCGLIHSTR; translated from the exons ATGTATCCTATTAATATGGATTTTGCGCCTGAAAGTGGAATGGTGTTGATACCCACGCGTTTCGTGTGGCCTTATGGCGGGAGAATTGTGTATATCAGCGGCTCGTTTACTGG GTGGACGCAATGGCCTATGACCCCAGTAGAAGGTTGCCCAACCGTGTTTCAGACAATATGTAGCTTACCACCCGGTTATCACCAG TACAAATTCGTGGTTGATGGGGAATGGAGACATGATGAGCAACGGCCTTTTGTCAGTAGTAACATTGGAACCGTGAATACAGTCCTCTTAGCTAGGGAAtctgattaccttcctgcagTGCTAAGCCCGCAAATACCTCCCTCTGGTCCCAGTTCCAGTATGGATGTAGATAATGAGACCTTTCATCGTGTG GTTCGACTGTCAGATGGTACTTCACCTGAACCCTTTCAAAGCATATCAGATGCAGATTTAGAGATTTCTCGGCATCGTATAGCTGTGTTCATGTCGACACACCTGGCTTATGAGTTACTTCCTGAATCTGGAAAG GTTATTGCATTGGATGTTGAACTGCCTGTAAAGCAAGCCTTTCATATTCTGCACGAGCAG GGAATCTCCATGGCGCCCTTATGGGACTTCTCAAAGGGAAAATTTGTTGGAGTTCTCAGTGCCTTGGATTTTATTCTCATTATGAGAGAG CTTGGTAGCCACGGTTCCAATCTGACTGAAGAAGAGCTCGAGACACACACTATTTCCGCTTGGAAAGATGCAAAGTCATATCTGAATGGTCAAATTAATGGGCAAGGGGGTCCAGTTTCACGACGACTCATACAA GCAGGACCAGATGACAGTTTGAAGGAAgttgctttgaagattttgcagaatggtgtTGCAACAATTCCCATTGTTCATTCTCCTTTGGAGAATGCATCACACCCACAACTTTTACATCTTGCTTCTCTTTCTGGAATACTAAAAT GTATTTGTCGTTTTTTTAAACATTCCCCTAGTTCATTACCAGTTCTCCAAATGCCAATTAGTGCCATCCCTGTGGGCACCTGGGTTCCCAAGATTGGAGAGCCAAATGGCCGGCCATTGGCTATCTTGAGACCAAGTGCTTCACTCAGTGCGGCACTGAATTTATTGATTCAAG CCCAAGTTAGTTCGATACCAATTGTGGATGATAATGACTCGTTACTGGATGTATATTCTAGAAG TGATATAACTACCTTGGCGAAGGACAAAATTTACACGCATATTAATCTTGAAGAAACAACTATTCATCAg GTGATCTTTGGTAATATTATCACCTTCCGGCTCTCGAATTATAGGCATTGCAGTACAGAGATGATCCATTTTCAACGTACGGGTACACCAGTCAAAGGTGTCACATGTGTTTGCGGTCTGATCCACTCCACAAGGTGA
- the LOC140866528 gene encoding uncharacterized protein isoform X2 yields MKLAIILAEMQKDCSPLVSRMPNERAEDVMSPKEPDQPKLQEPKAEMNDLKLSAISMDGEDLERQTKAVIGERKELSGNKESHLFGAIRSKLATQVNGVKICLSSVQSQRRVGDGPSDALQTLANLSSMMPTENGDGSFCS; encoded by the exons ATGAAATTAGCTATAATTTTAGCAGAAATGCAGAAAGATTGTTCTCCCCTGGTTTCTCGTATGCCAAATGAAAGAGCCGAGGATGTTATGTCTCCAAAAGAGCCTGATCAACCAAAG TTGCAGGAGCCAAAAGCAGAAATGAACGATTTGAAGCTTTCTGCCATTAGCATGGATGGGGAAGATTTAGAGAGACAAACAAAAGCTGTCATTGGCGAGAG GAAAGAACTCAGTGGAAACAAGGAAAGTCATTTGTTTGGTGCAATCAGAAGCAAGCTTGCCACACAGGTCAATGGTGTCAAGATTTGTTTGTCCTCTGTGCAGAGTCAGAGAAGAG TAGGTGATGGTCCCTCTGATGCACTGCAAACTTTGGCTAATTTGTCCTCGATGATGCCAACAGAAAATGGAGATG GAAGCTTTTGTTCTTGA